The Candidatus Paceibacterota bacterium region TTCTGACGCGGCAAACGTGATATCCAACGGGATGCTGATCTCCACCGGTTTGTCCGGGCCGACCAGGAGGTTCGTCACGCGGTAGGCAGCCGCGAGCTTCCGGCGGCCCTCCGCGGCTTTGGTGCCCCGCACCTCGAACAGGGCGGTCTTGCGCGCCGGAAGGATCAGCTTCCTGGGCGTCTCAAGTTCCTTCAACTCGGAGACCCGCTCCAACTCGTAGCTGATGTCCGAGGAATTGCCGATCCGCACCCAGACGCGCTGCCGGCCTCGGAGCACGAGCGTGGTCTTGCCCCATTGGATGGACTTCTCGTAGATCGGCCGGAGAAACTGCTCGTCGCCGATAAGCTGGTTGCCGTGGTAGATGGCGGTGCGCCGCTCGAAAAGCGCCTCGCGCAGCGCCTCGACGGTGCGCGCTTTGGCGAACACAAGGGTCATGGGGCGGTGGTCGCCTCGGCGGGTGTCATGTTCCATGCCGAGGGGCGGGTGGATGTCGGTATTGCCGAGCAGGGTCAGTCGCCTTTCCACGGCCCAGCGATGGGCTTCCGGATAGTAATCCCGCCCGTTGATCACCT contains the following coding sequences:
- a CDS encoding Sb-PDE family phosphodiesterase — protein: MKTLLTATVLLSGAVLALAYNPAEHACTTINIPDIPGYLTLKCDFHMHTVFSDGLVWPSVRVDEAWCEGLDGIAITDHIERHPHKAEGLTTDPNRSYEIARAAGQELDLLVVKGSEITRAMPPGHLNALFLTNATPLETANWEDAVKNARAQGAFIVWNHPGWERQITNGLVLWYPEHTWLREQDMLHGIEVINGRDYYPEAHRWAVERRLTLLGNTDIHPPLGMEHDTRRGDHRPMTLVFAKARTVEALREALFERRTAIYHGNQLIGDEQFLRPIYEKSIQWGKTTLVLRGRQRVWVRIGNSSDISYELERVSELKELETPRKLILPARKTALFEVRGTKAAEGRRKLAAAYRVTNLLVGPDKPVEISIPLDITFAASE